The following proteins are encoded in a genomic region of Sebastes fasciatus isolate fSebFas1 chromosome 12, fSebFas1.pri, whole genome shotgun sequence:
- the LOC141778748 gene encoding cell adhesion molecule CEACAM5-like isoform X8: MDILPLLCIVSAAFTGLTKGAGLLPDGRLHRAVGETVMFTTRLTPPETPFRSVNWKFGDKNIITYSGVNNIAPEYEDRITFFLSTGSLELRNLTLNDSGEYSVNITPFGGQQEDGNTRLYVYVPVSNITVTASSTDLVEFNSSVRLSCSSSGSALSFLWLNGSSEVTASDRVQLTDGNSTLTIVNVTRYDQGPFRCHVFNLVSNGTSGPIYFNISYGPENINLTISPSQEYFVEGSNISLSCSADSRPSAHFQWFLNGDLQSDTESELRLMNIQTSQSGNYSCQAFNSKTLRYVTSQPAAISVLKRVANVVVTSNTTDLLEFNSSVSLSCSSSGTFLSFLWLNSSSEVTESDRVQLSDGGSTLTIVSVTRYDQGPFRCHVFNPVSNGTSDPVNLTINYGPENMNLIISPSQEHYVEGSDISLMCSAVSRPSAQFQWFLNGNLLSDTGPELRLMNIQMSQSGNYSCRAFNSKTMRYITSQPAAISVLKRISDASITSSTNLTIEGNSVNLTCDAAGSVFTRKWMKGGSDLIPAVNMTLHDNNRVLSFSSLNKQDDGEYSCNVSNPVSNDEASFTMDVYYGPDNVQISGPNEIHSKETLTLTCSAESVPASYTWTLNGKKIHYSAVYTKNNTEPSDSGNYTCEVMNNITKRTSSSAAHGLTVTDGNGGLSAGAIAGIVIACLVILSAVAGGGYYIYKKKKKPKKLFIQNTTTRTGGEGQDNTAYSGNQELNYADISVFHKKDGGTVQLGLPSNTSDYAEVRVNNSRAAASSPPTYDVHLQRMKRTAPQPDANGAEVYAQVRKK, encoded by the exons ATGGATATTTTACCTTTACTTTGTATCGTCTCTGCAGCTTTCACAG GTTTAACCAAAGGAGCTGGTCTGTTGCCAGACGGTCGTCTGCATAGAGCTGTGGGAGAGACTGTGATGTTCACCACAAGACTGACTCCACCAGAAACACCATTTAGATCAGTGAACTGGAAATTTGGTGATAAAAATATAATCACTTATAGTGGTGTAAACAACATTGCACCAGAGTATGAAGACAGGATCACCTTCTTCTTGTCTACTGGATCTCTGGAGCTCAGGAATCTGACTCTTAATGACAGTGGAGAATACAGCGTTAACATTACTCCATTTGGAGGACAACAGGAGGATGGGAACACAAGACTGTACGTTTATG TGCCAGTTTCCAATATAACGGTAACTGCCAGCAGCACAGATTTGGTGGAGTTCAACagctctgtccgtctgtcctgctcctcctctggatccgctctctctttcctctggcTGAACGGCAGCTCTGAGGTTACAGCCAGCGACAGAGTTCAGCTCACTGATGGAAACTCCACTCTCACTATAGTTAACGTGACCCGCTACGACCAGGGACCATTCAGGTGTCATGTGTTCAATCTCGTCAGTAATGGCACCAGTGGTCCAATTTACTTCAACATCAGCT ACGGCCctgaaaatattaatttgaCCATATCTCCGTCACAAGAATACTTTGTGGAAGGGTCAAACATCAGCCTGTCCTGCTCAGCTGACTCCAGACCTTCTGCCCATTTTCAGTGGTTTCTGAATGGAGACCTGCAGTCTGATACTGAATCAGAGCTCAGACTGATGAACATTCAGACGAGTCAGAGTGGGAACTACAGCTGTCAGGCCTTTAACAGCAAAACTCTGAGATATGTAACTTCTCAGCCTGCAGCCATCTCTGTACTGA AGCGTGTTGCCAATGTTGTGGTAACTTCGAACACAACAGACTTGTTGGAGTTCAACAGTTCTGTTAGTctgtcctgctcctcctctggaaccttcctctctttcctctggcTGAACAGCAGCTCTGAGGTTACAGAAAGTGACAGAGTTCAGCTCTCTGATGGAGGCTCCACTCTCACTATAGTCAGTGTGACCCGCTACGACCAGGGACCATTCAGGTGTCATGTGTTTAATCCTGTAAGCAATGGCACCAGTGATCCAGTAAACCTCACCATCAACT ATGGCCCAGAAAATATGAATTTGATAATATCTCCGTCACAAGAGCACTATGTTGAAGGGTCAGACATCAGCCTGATGTGCTCAGCTGTCTCCAGACCTTCTGCCCAGTTTCAGTGGTTTCTGAATGGAAACCTGCTGTCTGATACTGGACCAGAGCTCAGACTGATGAACATTCAGATGAGTCAGAGTGGGAACTACAGCTGTCGGGCCTTTAACAGCAAAACTATGAGATATATAACTTCTCAGCCTGCAGCCATCTCTGTACTGA AGAGAATATCTGATGCTTCAATTACATCGTCAACAAACCTGACAATTGAGGGGAACTCGGTCAACTTAACCTGTGATGCTGCTGGCTCTGTGTTTACCAGAAAGTGGATGAAGGGAGGCTCAGATCTGATCCCGGCTGTAAACATGACCCTTCACGACAATAACAGAGTGCTGTCTTTTAGCAGTCTGAATAAACAAGACGATGGAGAATATTCCTGTAATGTCAGCAACCCCGTCAGCAACGATGAAGCTAGTTTCACCATGGATGTTTACT ATGGACCAGACAATGTTCAAATCAGCGGTCCAAATGAGATTCATTCGAAAGAGACCTTAACATTAACCTGCTCTGCTGAGTCTGTACCTGCTAGTTACACCTGGACACTGAATGGGAAAAAGATACACTATTCTGCTGTTTAtactaaaaacaacactgaaCCTTCTGACAGTGGAAACTACACCTGTGAAGTGATGAATAATATAACTAAGAGAACATCATCATCCGCGGCCCACGGACTGACTGTCACAG ACGGGAATGGAGGTCTTTCAGCTGGTGCCATTGCTGGAATAGTTATCGCGTGTTTAGTAATACTTTCTGCAGTAGCTGGTGGAGggtattatatttataaaaaaaa AAAGAAGCCGAAAAAACTCTTTATTCAAAACACTACCACCAGAACCG GAGGTGAAGGCCAGGACAACACCGCATACTCAGGAAATCAG gAGCTGAACTATGCCGATATCAGTGTTTTCCATAAAAAAGATGGTGGGACAGTCCAGCTGGGGTTACCAAGTAACACATCAGACTACGCTGAGGTCCGAGTGAACAACAGCCGTGCTGCAGCATCCTCCCCTCCTACCTATGATGTCCACCTGCAGCGAATGAAGAGGACAGCTCCTCAGCCTGATGCTAACGGCGCAGAAGTTTACGCTCAAGTTCGCAAGAAATGA
- the LOC141778748 gene encoding cell adhesion molecule CEACAM5-like isoform X2: MDILPLLCIVSAAFTGLTKGAGLLPDGRLHRAVGETVMFTTRLTPPETPFRSVNWKFGDKNIITYSGVNNIAPEYEDRITFFLSTGSLELRNLTLNDSGEYSVNITPFGGQQEDGNTRLYVYVPVSNITVTASSTDLVEFNSSVRLSCSSSGSALSFLWLNGSSEVTASDRVQLTDGNSTLTIVNVTRYDQGPFRCHVFNLVSNGTSGPIYFNISYGPENINLTISPSQEYFVEGSNISLSCSADSRPSAHFQWFLNGDLQSDTESELRLMNIQTSQSGNYSCQAFNSKTLRYVTSQPAAISVLKRVANVVVTSNTTDLLEFNSSVSLSCSSSGTFLSFLWLNSSSEVTESDRVQLSDGGSTLTIVSVTRYDQGPFRCHVFNPVSNGTSDPVNLTINYGPENMNLIISPSQEHYVEGSDISLMCSAVSRPSAQFQWFLNGNLLSDTGPELRLMNIQMSQSGNYSCRAFNSKTMRYITSQPAAISVLKRVANVVVTSNTTDLLEFNSSVSLSCASSGLFLSFLWLNSSSEVTESDRVQFTDGGSTLTIVSVTRYDQGPFRCHVFNPVSNGTSDPVNLTINYGPENINLIISPSQEHYVEGSDISLMCSAVSIPSAQFQWFLNGNLLSDTEPELRLMNIQMSQSGNYSCQAFNNKTMRYEKSQPSVVSVVLERISDASITSSTNLTIEGNSVNLTCDAAGSVFTRKWMKGGSDLIPAVNMTLHDNNRVLSFSSLNKQDDGEYSCNVSNPVSNDEASFTMDVYYGPDNVQISGPNEIHSKETLTLTCSAESVPASYTWTLNGKKIHYSAVYTKNNTEPSDSGNYTCEVMNNITKRTSSSAAHGLTVTDGNGGLSAGAIAGIVIACLVILSAVAGGGYYIYKKKKKPKKLFIQNTTTRTGGEGQDNTAYSGNQLNYADISVFHKKDGGTVQLGLPSNTSDYAEVRVNNSRAAASSPPTYDVHLQRMKRTAPQPDANGAEVYAQVRKK, from the exons ATGGATATTTTACCTTTACTTTGTATCGTCTCTGCAGCTTTCACAG GTTTAACCAAAGGAGCTGGTCTGTTGCCAGACGGTCGTCTGCATAGAGCTGTGGGAGAGACTGTGATGTTCACCACAAGACTGACTCCACCAGAAACACCATTTAGATCAGTGAACTGGAAATTTGGTGATAAAAATATAATCACTTATAGTGGTGTAAACAACATTGCACCAGAGTATGAAGACAGGATCACCTTCTTCTTGTCTACTGGATCTCTGGAGCTCAGGAATCTGACTCTTAATGACAGTGGAGAATACAGCGTTAACATTACTCCATTTGGAGGACAACAGGAGGATGGGAACACAAGACTGTACGTTTATG TGCCAGTTTCCAATATAACGGTAACTGCCAGCAGCACAGATTTGGTGGAGTTCAACagctctgtccgtctgtcctgctcctcctctggatccgctctctctttcctctggcTGAACGGCAGCTCTGAGGTTACAGCCAGCGACAGAGTTCAGCTCACTGATGGAAACTCCACTCTCACTATAGTTAACGTGACCCGCTACGACCAGGGACCATTCAGGTGTCATGTGTTCAATCTCGTCAGTAATGGCACCAGTGGTCCAATTTACTTCAACATCAGCT ACGGCCctgaaaatattaatttgaCCATATCTCCGTCACAAGAATACTTTGTGGAAGGGTCAAACATCAGCCTGTCCTGCTCAGCTGACTCCAGACCTTCTGCCCATTTTCAGTGGTTTCTGAATGGAGACCTGCAGTCTGATACTGAATCAGAGCTCAGACTGATGAACATTCAGACGAGTCAGAGTGGGAACTACAGCTGTCAGGCCTTTAACAGCAAAACTCTGAGATATGTAACTTCTCAGCCTGCAGCCATCTCTGTACTGA AGCGTGTTGCCAATGTTGTGGTAACTTCGAACACAACAGACTTGTTGGAGTTCAACAGTTCTGTTAGTctgtcctgctcctcctctggaaccttcctctctttcctctggcTGAACAGCAGCTCTGAGGTTACAGAAAGTGACAGAGTTCAGCTCTCTGATGGAGGCTCCACTCTCACTATAGTCAGTGTGACCCGCTACGACCAGGGACCATTCAGGTGTCATGTGTTTAATCCTGTAAGCAATGGCACCAGTGATCCAGTAAACCTCACCATCAACT ATGGCCCAGAAAATATGAATTTGATAATATCTCCGTCACAAGAGCACTATGTTGAAGGGTCAGACATCAGCCTGATGTGCTCAGCTGTCTCCAGACCTTCTGCCCAGTTTCAGTGGTTTCTGAATGGAAACCTGCTGTCTGATACTGGACCAGAGCTCAGACTGATGAACATTCAGATGAGTCAGAGTGGGAACTACAGCTGTCGGGCCTTTAACAGCAAAACTATGAGATATATAACTTCTCAGCCTGCAGCCATCTCTGTACTGA AGCGTGTTGCCAATGTTGTGGTAACTTCAAACACAACAGACTTGTTGGAGTTCAACAGCTCTGTCAGTCTGTCCTGCGCCTCCTCTggactcttcctctctttcctctggcTGAACAGCAGCTCTGAGGTTACAGAAAGTGACAGAGTTCAGTTCACTGATGGAGGCTCCACTCTCACTATAGTCAGTGTGACCCGCTATGACCAGGGACCATTCAGGTGTCATGTGTTTAATCCTGTAAGCAATGGCACCAGTGATCCAGTAAACCTCACCATCAACT ATGGCCCAGAAAATATTAATTTGATAATATCTCCGTCACAAGAGCACTATGTTGAAGGGTCAGACATCAGCCTGATGTGCTCAGCTGTCTCCATACCTTCTGCCCAGTTTCAGTGGTTTCTGAATGGAAACCTGCTGTCTGATACTGAACCAGAGCTCAGACTGATGAACATTCAGATGAGTCAGAGTGGGAACTACAGCTGTCAGGCCTTTAACAACAAAACTATGAGATATGAAAAGTCTCAGCCGTCCGTTGTCTCTGTTGTACTGG AGAGAATATCTGATGCTTCAATTACATCGTCAACAAACCTGACAATTGAGGGGAACTCGGTCAACTTAACCTGTGATGCTGCTGGCTCTGTGTTTACCAGAAAGTGGATGAAGGGAGGCTCAGATCTGATCCCGGCTGTAAACATGACCCTTCACGACAATAACAGAGTGCTGTCTTTTAGCAGTCTGAATAAACAAGACGATGGAGAATATTCCTGTAATGTCAGCAACCCCGTCAGCAACGATGAAGCTAGTTTCACCATGGATGTTTACT ATGGACCAGACAATGTTCAAATCAGCGGTCCAAATGAGATTCATTCGAAAGAGACCTTAACATTAACCTGCTCTGCTGAGTCTGTACCTGCTAGTTACACCTGGACACTGAATGGGAAAAAGATACACTATTCTGCTGTTTAtactaaaaacaacactgaaCCTTCTGACAGTGGAAACTACACCTGTGAAGTGATGAATAATATAACTAAGAGAACATCATCATCCGCGGCCCACGGACTGACTGTCACAG ACGGGAATGGAGGTCTTTCAGCTGGTGCCATTGCTGGAATAGTTATCGCGTGTTTAGTAATACTTTCTGCAGTAGCTGGTGGAGggtattatatttataaaaaaaa AAAGAAGCCGAAAAAACTCTTTATTCAAAACACTACCACCAGAACCG GAGGTGAAGGCCAGGACAACACCGCATACTCAGGAAATCAG CTGAACTATGCCGATATCAGTGTTTTCCATAAAAAAGATGGTGGGACAGTCCAGCTGGGGTTACCAAGTAACACATCAGACTACGCTGAGGTCCGAGTGAACAACAGCCGTGCTGCAGCATCCTCCCCTCCTACCTATGATGTCCACCTGCAGCGAATGAAGAGGACAGCTCCTCAGCCTGATGCTAACGGCGCAGAAGTTTACGCTCAAGTTCGCAAGAAATGA
- the LOC141778748 gene encoding cell adhesion molecule CEACAM5-like isoform X1: MDILPLLCIVSAAFTGLTKGAGLLPDGRLHRAVGETVMFTTRLTPPETPFRSVNWKFGDKNIITYSGVNNIAPEYEDRITFFLSTGSLELRNLTLNDSGEYSVNITPFGGQQEDGNTRLYVYVPVSNITVTASSTDLVEFNSSVRLSCSSSGSALSFLWLNGSSEVTASDRVQLTDGNSTLTIVNVTRYDQGPFRCHVFNLVSNGTSGPIYFNISYGPENINLTISPSQEYFVEGSNISLSCSADSRPSAHFQWFLNGDLQSDTESELRLMNIQTSQSGNYSCQAFNSKTLRYVTSQPAAISVLKRVANVVVTSNTTDLLEFNSSVSLSCSSSGTFLSFLWLNSSSEVTESDRVQLSDGGSTLTIVSVTRYDQGPFRCHVFNPVSNGTSDPVNLTINYGPENMNLIISPSQEHYVEGSDISLMCSAVSRPSAQFQWFLNGNLLSDTGPELRLMNIQMSQSGNYSCRAFNSKTMRYITSQPAAISVLKRVANVVVTSNTTDLLEFNSSVSLSCASSGLFLSFLWLNSSSEVTESDRVQFTDGGSTLTIVSVTRYDQGPFRCHVFNPVSNGTSDPVNLTINYGPENINLIISPSQEHYVEGSDISLMCSAVSIPSAQFQWFLNGNLLSDTEPELRLMNIQMSQSGNYSCQAFNNKTMRYEKSQPSVVSVVLERISDASITSSTNLTIEGNSVNLTCDAAGSVFTRKWMKGGSDLIPAVNMTLHDNNRVLSFSSLNKQDDGEYSCNVSNPVSNDEASFTMDVYYGPDNVQISGPNEIHSKETLTLTCSAESVPASYTWTLNGKKIHYSAVYTKNNTEPSDSGNYTCEVMNNITKRTSSSAAHGLTVTDGNGGLSAGAIAGIVIACLVILSAVAGGGYYIYKKKKKPKKLFIQNTTTRTGGEGQDNTAYSGNQELNYADISVFHKKDGGTVQLGLPSNTSDYAEVRVNNSRAAASSPPTYDVHLQRMKRTAPQPDANGAEVYAQVRKK; encoded by the exons ATGGATATTTTACCTTTACTTTGTATCGTCTCTGCAGCTTTCACAG GTTTAACCAAAGGAGCTGGTCTGTTGCCAGACGGTCGTCTGCATAGAGCTGTGGGAGAGACTGTGATGTTCACCACAAGACTGACTCCACCAGAAACACCATTTAGATCAGTGAACTGGAAATTTGGTGATAAAAATATAATCACTTATAGTGGTGTAAACAACATTGCACCAGAGTATGAAGACAGGATCACCTTCTTCTTGTCTACTGGATCTCTGGAGCTCAGGAATCTGACTCTTAATGACAGTGGAGAATACAGCGTTAACATTACTCCATTTGGAGGACAACAGGAGGATGGGAACACAAGACTGTACGTTTATG TGCCAGTTTCCAATATAACGGTAACTGCCAGCAGCACAGATTTGGTGGAGTTCAACagctctgtccgtctgtcctgctcctcctctggatccgctctctctttcctctggcTGAACGGCAGCTCTGAGGTTACAGCCAGCGACAGAGTTCAGCTCACTGATGGAAACTCCACTCTCACTATAGTTAACGTGACCCGCTACGACCAGGGACCATTCAGGTGTCATGTGTTCAATCTCGTCAGTAATGGCACCAGTGGTCCAATTTACTTCAACATCAGCT ACGGCCctgaaaatattaatttgaCCATATCTCCGTCACAAGAATACTTTGTGGAAGGGTCAAACATCAGCCTGTCCTGCTCAGCTGACTCCAGACCTTCTGCCCATTTTCAGTGGTTTCTGAATGGAGACCTGCAGTCTGATACTGAATCAGAGCTCAGACTGATGAACATTCAGACGAGTCAGAGTGGGAACTACAGCTGTCAGGCCTTTAACAGCAAAACTCTGAGATATGTAACTTCTCAGCCTGCAGCCATCTCTGTACTGA AGCGTGTTGCCAATGTTGTGGTAACTTCGAACACAACAGACTTGTTGGAGTTCAACAGTTCTGTTAGTctgtcctgctcctcctctggaaccttcctctctttcctctggcTGAACAGCAGCTCTGAGGTTACAGAAAGTGACAGAGTTCAGCTCTCTGATGGAGGCTCCACTCTCACTATAGTCAGTGTGACCCGCTACGACCAGGGACCATTCAGGTGTCATGTGTTTAATCCTGTAAGCAATGGCACCAGTGATCCAGTAAACCTCACCATCAACT ATGGCCCAGAAAATATGAATTTGATAATATCTCCGTCACAAGAGCACTATGTTGAAGGGTCAGACATCAGCCTGATGTGCTCAGCTGTCTCCAGACCTTCTGCCCAGTTTCAGTGGTTTCTGAATGGAAACCTGCTGTCTGATACTGGACCAGAGCTCAGACTGATGAACATTCAGATGAGTCAGAGTGGGAACTACAGCTGTCGGGCCTTTAACAGCAAAACTATGAGATATATAACTTCTCAGCCTGCAGCCATCTCTGTACTGA AGCGTGTTGCCAATGTTGTGGTAACTTCAAACACAACAGACTTGTTGGAGTTCAACAGCTCTGTCAGTCTGTCCTGCGCCTCCTCTggactcttcctctctttcctctggcTGAACAGCAGCTCTGAGGTTACAGAAAGTGACAGAGTTCAGTTCACTGATGGAGGCTCCACTCTCACTATAGTCAGTGTGACCCGCTATGACCAGGGACCATTCAGGTGTCATGTGTTTAATCCTGTAAGCAATGGCACCAGTGATCCAGTAAACCTCACCATCAACT ATGGCCCAGAAAATATTAATTTGATAATATCTCCGTCACAAGAGCACTATGTTGAAGGGTCAGACATCAGCCTGATGTGCTCAGCTGTCTCCATACCTTCTGCCCAGTTTCAGTGGTTTCTGAATGGAAACCTGCTGTCTGATACTGAACCAGAGCTCAGACTGATGAACATTCAGATGAGTCAGAGTGGGAACTACAGCTGTCAGGCCTTTAACAACAAAACTATGAGATATGAAAAGTCTCAGCCGTCCGTTGTCTCTGTTGTACTGG AGAGAATATCTGATGCTTCAATTACATCGTCAACAAACCTGACAATTGAGGGGAACTCGGTCAACTTAACCTGTGATGCTGCTGGCTCTGTGTTTACCAGAAAGTGGATGAAGGGAGGCTCAGATCTGATCCCGGCTGTAAACATGACCCTTCACGACAATAACAGAGTGCTGTCTTTTAGCAGTCTGAATAAACAAGACGATGGAGAATATTCCTGTAATGTCAGCAACCCCGTCAGCAACGATGAAGCTAGTTTCACCATGGATGTTTACT ATGGACCAGACAATGTTCAAATCAGCGGTCCAAATGAGATTCATTCGAAAGAGACCTTAACATTAACCTGCTCTGCTGAGTCTGTACCTGCTAGTTACACCTGGACACTGAATGGGAAAAAGATACACTATTCTGCTGTTTAtactaaaaacaacactgaaCCTTCTGACAGTGGAAACTACACCTGTGAAGTGATGAATAATATAACTAAGAGAACATCATCATCCGCGGCCCACGGACTGACTGTCACAG ACGGGAATGGAGGTCTTTCAGCTGGTGCCATTGCTGGAATAGTTATCGCGTGTTTAGTAATACTTTCTGCAGTAGCTGGTGGAGggtattatatttataaaaaaaa AAAGAAGCCGAAAAAACTCTTTATTCAAAACACTACCACCAGAACCG GAGGTGAAGGCCAGGACAACACCGCATACTCAGGAAATCAG gAGCTGAACTATGCCGATATCAGTGTTTTCCATAAAAAAGATGGTGGGACAGTCCAGCTGGGGTTACCAAGTAACACATCAGACTACGCTGAGGTCCGAGTGAACAACAGCCGTGCTGCAGCATCCTCCCCTCCTACCTATGATGTCCACCTGCAGCGAATGAAGAGGACAGCTCCTCAGCCTGATGCTAACGGCGCAGAAGTTTACGCTCAAGTTCGCAAGAAATGA
- the LOC141778748 gene encoding cell adhesion molecule CEACAM5-like isoform X7, whose amino-acid sequence MDILPLLCIVSAAFTGLTKGAGLLPDGRLHRAVGETVMFTTRLTPPETPFRSVNWKFGDKNIITYSGVNNIAPEYEDRITFFLSTGSLELRNLTLNDSGEYSVNITPFGGQQEDGNTRLYVYERVANVVVTSNTTDLLEFNSSVSLSCSSSGTFLSFLWLNSSSEVTESDRVQLSDGGSTLTIVSVTRYDQGPFRCHVFNPVSNGTSDPVNLTINYGPENMNLIISPSQEHYVEGSDISLMCSAVSRPSAQFQWFLNGNLLSDTGPELRLMNIQMSQSGNYSCRAFNSKTMRYITSQPAAISVLKRVANVVVTSNTTDLLEFNSSVSLSCASSGLFLSFLWLNSSSEVTESDRVQFTDGGSTLTIVSVTRYDQGPFRCHVFNPVSNGTSDPVNLTINYGPENINLIISPSQEHYVEGSDISLMCSAVSIPSAQFQWFLNGNLLSDTEPELRLMNIQMSQSGNYSCQAFNNKTMRYEKSQPSVVSVVLERISDASITSSTNLTIEGNSVNLTCDAAGSVFTRKWMKGGSDLIPAVNMTLHDNNRVLSFSSLNKQDDGEYSCNVSNPVSNDEASFTMDVYYGPDNVQISGPNEIHSKETLTLTCSAESVPASYTWTLNGKKIHYSAVYTKNNTEPSDSGNYTCEVMNNITKRTSSSAAHGLTVTDGNGGLSAGAIAGIVIACLVILSAVAGGGYYIYKKKKKPKKLFIQNTTTRTGGEGQDNTAYSGNQELNYADISVFHKKDGGTVQLGLPSNTSDYAEVRVNNSRAAASSPPTYDVHLQRMKRTAPQPDANGAEVYAQVRKK is encoded by the exons ATGGATATTTTACCTTTACTTTGTATCGTCTCTGCAGCTTTCACAG GTTTAACCAAAGGAGCTGGTCTGTTGCCAGACGGTCGTCTGCATAGAGCTGTGGGAGAGACTGTGATGTTCACCACAAGACTGACTCCACCAGAAACACCATTTAGATCAGTGAACTGGAAATTTGGTGATAAAAATATAATCACTTATAGTGGTGTAAACAACATTGCACCAGAGTATGAAGACAGGATCACCTTCTTCTTGTCTACTGGATCTCTGGAGCTCAGGAATCTGACTCTTAATGACAGTGGAGAATACAGCGTTAACATTACTCCATTTGGAGGACAACAGGAGGATGGGAACACAAGACTGTACGTTTATG AGCGTGTTGCCAATGTTGTGGTAACTTCGAACACAACAGACTTGTTGGAGTTCAACAGTTCTGTTAGTctgtcctgctcctcctctggaaccttcctctctttcctctggcTGAACAGCAGCTCTGAGGTTACAGAAAGTGACAGAGTTCAGCTCTCTGATGGAGGCTCCACTCTCACTATAGTCAGTGTGACCCGCTACGACCAGGGACCATTCAGGTGTCATGTGTTTAATCCTGTAAGCAATGGCACCAGTGATCCAGTAAACCTCACCATCAACT ATGGCCCAGAAAATATGAATTTGATAATATCTCCGTCACAAGAGCACTATGTTGAAGGGTCAGACATCAGCCTGATGTGCTCAGCTGTCTCCAGACCTTCTGCCCAGTTTCAGTGGTTTCTGAATGGAAACCTGCTGTCTGATACTGGACCAGAGCTCAGACTGATGAACATTCAGATGAGTCAGAGTGGGAACTACAGCTGTCGGGCCTTTAACAGCAAAACTATGAGATATATAACTTCTCAGCCTGCAGCCATCTCTGTACTGA AGCGTGTTGCCAATGTTGTGGTAACTTCAAACACAACAGACTTGTTGGAGTTCAACAGCTCTGTCAGTCTGTCCTGCGCCTCCTCTggactcttcctctctttcctctggcTGAACAGCAGCTCTGAGGTTACAGAAAGTGACAGAGTTCAGTTCACTGATGGAGGCTCCACTCTCACTATAGTCAGTGTGACCCGCTATGACCAGGGACCATTCAGGTGTCATGTGTTTAATCCTGTAAGCAATGGCACCAGTGATCCAGTAAACCTCACCATCAACT ATGGCCCAGAAAATATTAATTTGATAATATCTCCGTCACAAGAGCACTATGTTGAAGGGTCAGACATCAGCCTGATGTGCTCAGCTGTCTCCATACCTTCTGCCCAGTTTCAGTGGTTTCTGAATGGAAACCTGCTGTCTGATACTGAACCAGAGCTCAGACTGATGAACATTCAGATGAGTCAGAGTGGGAACTACAGCTGTCAGGCCTTTAACAACAAAACTATGAGATATGAAAAGTCTCAGCCGTCCGTTGTCTCTGTTGTACTGG AGAGAATATCTGATGCTTCAATTACATCGTCAACAAACCTGACAATTGAGGGGAACTCGGTCAACTTAACCTGTGATGCTGCTGGCTCTGTGTTTACCAGAAAGTGGATGAAGGGAGGCTCAGATCTGATCCCGGCTGTAAACATGACCCTTCACGACAATAACAGAGTGCTGTCTTTTAGCAGTCTGAATAAACAAGACGATGGAGAATATTCCTGTAATGTCAGCAACCCCGTCAGCAACGATGAAGCTAGTTTCACCATGGATGTTTACT ATGGACCAGACAATGTTCAAATCAGCGGTCCAAATGAGATTCATTCGAAAGAGACCTTAACATTAACCTGCTCTGCTGAGTCTGTACCTGCTAGTTACACCTGGACACTGAATGGGAAAAAGATACACTATTCTGCTGTTTAtactaaaaacaacactgaaCCTTCTGACAGTGGAAACTACACCTGTGAAGTGATGAATAATATAACTAAGAGAACATCATCATCCGCGGCCCACGGACTGACTGTCACAG ACGGGAATGGAGGTCTTTCAGCTGGTGCCATTGCTGGAATAGTTATCGCGTGTTTAGTAATACTTTCTGCAGTAGCTGGTGGAGggtattatatttataaaaaaaa AAAGAAGCCGAAAAAACTCTTTATTCAAAACACTACCACCAGAACCG GAGGTGAAGGCCAGGACAACACCGCATACTCAGGAAATCAG gAGCTGAACTATGCCGATATCAGTGTTTTCCATAAAAAAGATGGTGGGACAGTCCAGCTGGGGTTACCAAGTAACACATCAGACTACGCTGAGGTCCGAGTGAACAACAGCCGTGCTGCAGCATCCTCCCCTCCTACCTATGATGTCCACCTGCAGCGAATGAAGAGGACAGCTCCTCAGCCTGATGCTAACGGCGCAGAAGTTTACGCTCAAGTTCGCAAGAAATGA